One part of the Torulaspora delbrueckii CBS 1146 chromosome 8, complete genome genome encodes these proteins:
- the SYG1 gene encoding Syg1p (similar to Saccharomyces cerevisiae SYG1 (YIL047C); ancestral locus Anc_7.233) encodes MKFGDHLRESAVPEWKDKYIDYRLGKKKLKVFQKNLEQQVSDGLSNYGSSSGTVNAPFSLSDQSARLRRNESSSTSLSKGYNVLQKKSIQDFIQHWLIGEELMKCNDFYSWLLEESRRKFVILEDQLKCYHNHVNSETVSPADEFQDSASQYKKPAYGSISHFSDNAKEVVGLAKNLEKFLRRHDLVPSWPKGLSDVKAKMLSAQTGKETFGRTSLAVNVHQAERLLSDALIGYYQYLQLVKTYRDMNVTGFRKMVKKFDKTCKTKELPAFMVYARENSPLFRHVNASVQLMAQKMKQTASAQAVGKLKVANDTDDPLIWWENNVTQWYTKDLTRSDSAQKRHNQRLKKLAIQYTLNEQMIHRNNRAISQMFFSGIGLGISIAFIVYTLYLSFVAPADSNMRTILFPLWSGWYMVWLSGLLFLSDCFVWHRMGINYRFIMLGEMQAKNGTQLFNNDFATSAISLKLYFLTFFVASCAICALMSFHWDVLTPYGFIYLGVVILLFLCPNNIIPYFDKLVDARKWILATVVRLVFSGFYPVEFGDFFIGDIICSLTYSMSDIAMFFCYYSSEPGYLCGSSHSKAIGVLSCLPNYWRMLQCLRRFGDSGDWFPHLLNAFKYGFGVAYYAALCAYRISTHKDEVRKPFIILATFNSVATAVWDIVMDWSLLQTCGHNWLLRNDLYLAGKRDWRTGKYSFKGKIIYYLAMVWDIIIRFQWIVYAVAPQTIQQSAITSFVLAVTEVLRRFVWIIFRVENEHVANVHLFKVTGESPLPYPVLRTDSELDSLKDRSSSSISLSQMYTNMEEPIAAYHSLLRRQTGLFDSLSRSIPWAHASDFQRPRTYSSNQVSNHDSDSESEMESIV; translated from the coding sequence ATGAAGTTTGGAGATCACTTGAGGGAATCGGCTGTACCGGAATGGAAAGATAAGTATATTGATTATCGATTGGGTAAGAAAAAACTGAaggttttccaaaagaatttggaaCAGCAAGTTTCTGATGGGTTGTCTAATTATGGGAGTTCTTCAGGTACGGTAAATGCTCCTTTCTCTCTTTCGGATCAGAGTGCCAGATTGAGACGTAATGAAAGTTCTTCTACAAGTTTGAGCAAAGGTTACAATGTGCTACAGAAGAAGTCTATTCAGGATTTTATACAACATTGGCTTATTGGTGAAGAACTCATGAAATGTAACGATTTTTATTCGTGGTTGTTAGAGGAATCTAGAAGGAAATTTGTTATTTTGgaggatcaattgaaatGTTATCATAATCACGTAAATTCTGAAACTGTGTCTCCAGCGGATGAATTCCAGGACAGTGCCAGCCAGTATAAGAAGCCAGCGTATGGGAGTATTTCTCATTTTTCAGATAATGCAAAGGAAGTGGTAGGGTTGGCTAAgaatttggaaaagttcCTACGTCGACACGATCTGGTTCCATCATGGCCTAAAGGGTTGTCCGATGTAAAGGCTAAGATGCTGAGTGCCCAGACGGGTAAGGAAACGTTTGGACGTACTTCGTTGGCTGTCAACGTTCATCAGGCTGAGCGTTTGCTTAGCGATGCATTGATTGGATACTATCAATATCTCCAACTGGTTAAAACATATAGAGACATGAATGTTACTGGGTTTCGTAAAATGGTCAAAAAATTCGATAAGACGTGTAAAACGAAAGAGCTGCCGGCTTTCATGGTCTACGCTAGAGAAAATTCGCCGTTGTTCCGCCATGTCAATGCCTCTGTGCAATTAATGGCacagaagatgaaacaAACGGCTAGCGCGCAAGCAGTGGGTAAATTGAAAGTGGCAAACGACACTGATGACCCATTGATTTGGTGGGAAAATAATGTCACACAGTGGTATACTAAAGATTTGACAAGATCCGACTCGGCTCAAAAGAGACATAACCAAAggctgaagaagttggCCATTCAATATACGTTGAATGAGCAAATGATTCATAGGAATAATAGAGCGATAAGTCAGATGTTCTTCTCTGGGATTGGATTGGGTATATCTATCGCTTTTATCGTGTACACACTGTACCTATCATTTGTCGCTCCAGCTGACTCCAATATGCGCACAATTTTGTTTCCGTTGTGGAGTGGTTGGTACATGGTCTGGCTAAGTGGATTGTTGTTTCTATCAGACTGTTTTGTTTGGCACAGGATGGGTATCAATTACAGATTTATCATGTTGGGAGAAATGCAGGCAAAAAATGGTACACAGCTGTTCAACAATGATTTTGCAACAAGTGCTATCTCTTTAAAGCTTTACTTTCTCACATTTTTTGTCGCTTCATGCGCTATTTGTGCATTGATGAGTTTCCACTGGGATGTATTGACGCCGTATGGTTTCATATATCTTGGAGTCGTCATTCTGTTATTTCTTTGTCCAAACAATATCATACCATACTTCGATAAGTTGGTCGATGCCAGGAAATGGATACTTGCCACTGTAGTGCGGCTTGTATTCTCTGGATTTTATCCAGTGGAGTTTGGTGATTTCTTCATTGGTGATATTATTTGCTCCTTAACTTACTCAATGTCGGACATAGCGATGTTTTTCTGCTACTACTCCTCTGAGCCAGGTTATTTATGTGGTTCTTCGCATTCGAAAGCAATTGGTGTATTATCATGTTTGCCAAATTACTGGAGAATGTTGCAATGTTTGCgaagatttggagattCAGGTGACTGGTTCCCACATTTATTGAATGCTTTCAAGTACGGATTTGGGGTAGCTTACTACGCTGCCTTGTGTGCTTACAGAATTTCGACTCATAAGGATGAAGTGCGTAAGCCATTTATAATCCTTGCGACTTTCAATTCAGTGGCGACTGCTGTTTGGGATATTGTGATGGACTGGTCTTTACTTCAAACATGCGGTCACAATTGGTTGTTGAGAAACGATCTTTATTTGGCTGGTAAGCGTGATTGGAGAACCGGTAAGTACTCATTCAAAGGTAAAATTATATATTACCTTGCCATGGTCTGGGATATCATTATTAGATTTCAGTGGATTGTTTACGCAGTGGCACCCCAAACCATCCAGCAAAGCGCAATAACATCATTCGTCCTCGCAGTGACTGAAGTTCTGCGTAGATTCGTCTGGATCATCTTTCGTGTTGAAAACGAACACGTCGCCAACGTCCATTTATTCAAGGTTACGGGTGAATCACCTTTACCATACCCCGTCCTCAGAACAGATAGTGAACTTGATTCTCTCAAGGACAGAAgctcaagttcaatttctttgtcGCAAATGTACACTAACATGGAAGAGCCTATTGCTGCCTATCACTCACTGCTCCGTAGACAGACAGGTCTCTTCGACAGTCTTTCCAGATCCATCCCATGGGCTCATGCTAGTGATTTCCAAAGACCTCGCACATACTCCTCAAATCAAGTCTCGAATCACGATAGTGATAGCGAAAGTGAAATGGAAAGCATCGTTTGA
- the HIS1 gene encoding ATP phosphoribosyltransferase (similar to Saccharomyces cerevisiae HIS1 (YER055C); ancestral locus Anc_7.232) — protein sequence MDLVNHLTDRLLFAIPKKGRLYEKCVSILKGSDIKFHRSQRLDIALSTNLPVALIFLPAADIPMFVGEGKCDLGITGVDQVREADMDVELPIDLQFGNCKLQVQVPEKGDIRDPKQLIGKTIVSSFTNLTSKYFAELEGTTVDKMTTNIRYVGGSVEASCALGIADAIVDLVESGETMRAAGLTDIATVLETSAYLIESKNPKSDPELIATLKSRIEGVMTAQKYVCCNYNAPEGQLAQLLPITPGRRAPTISRIDDEGWVCVSSMVERSKKGAVMDELKKNGAEDIMVFEISNCRV from the coding sequence ATGGATCTAGTTAACCATTTAACAGATAGATTGCTTTTTgcaattccaaagaaaggACGTCTTTATGAGAAATGTGTATCGATTTTGAAAGGTTCTGATATTAAATTTCACAGATCACAAAGGTTGGATATTGCACTATCAACCAATTTACCAGTGgcattgatctttttgcCAGCAGCAGATATCCCCATGTTCGTTGGTGAAGGTAAATGTGATTTGGGTATTACCGGTGTAGACCAAGTTCGTGAGGCTGATATGGACGTTGAATTGCCAATTGATTTACAGTTTGGTAATTGTAAATTACAAGTCCAAGTTCCCGAGAAAGGTGATATCCGTGATCCAAAACAACTAATTGGTAAGACCATCGTCTCTAGTTTCACCAATTTGACCTCTAAATATTTCGCCGAATTGGAAGGCACCACTGTGGACAAGATGACCACCAATATAAGATACGTTGGAGGTTCAGTCGAAGCTTCATGTGCTCTAGGGATCGCAGATGCGATTGTTGACCTGGTTGAGAGTGGCGAAACCATGCGTGCTGCAGGTCTTACCGATATCGCCACTGTTCTCGAGACCAGTGCCTACCTGATCGAGAGTAAAAACCCAAAGAGCGACCCAGAACTGATCGCCACTCTTAAATCGAGAATCGAAGGTGTCATGACCGCACAAAAGTACGTCTGTTGTAACTATAATGCACCAGAGGGTCAACTCGCGCAACTGCTGCCCATCACCCCCGGCAGAAGAGCCCCAACGATCTCCAGGATCGACGATGAGGGCTGGGTCTGCGTGTCTTCCATGGTTGAGAGGTCCAAGAAGGGCGCAGTCATGGATGAGCTTAAGAAGAACGGCGCAGAAGACATCATGGTCTTCGAGATCTCCAACTGTCGTGTCTAG